The Paraburkholderia sp. ZP32-5 genome includes a window with the following:
- a CDS encoding alpha/beta fold hydrolase — protein sequence MLTQFDFDFEAHKVNAFEGGNSTKPPLLLMHGVGPGASIMNAFRPLLPFLNEHFHVFAMDWIGFGGSDRKREKPFADFSFWVRQARALMARMPGEKVYLFGHSMSAAVALRLAATDPRVAAVFTTGAAGTTFELNDHLKRLWTFPKSAEELKAGLASLIHDVGAIPDEQIESRWKTLSEGDYGDYFTQMLSTPTQLIRDWTLTDRELAAIKVPCTLLHGRNDMACPPDSTSATLAQKIPHCNLIVVDACAHAPSLEQTAKVRAALHVAFDGVIGA from the coding sequence ATGCTGACGCAATTCGACTTCGATTTCGAAGCTCATAAGGTCAATGCATTCGAAGGGGGCAACTCGACAAAGCCGCCTTTGTTGTTGATGCACGGCGTCGGACCCGGCGCCTCCATCATGAACGCGTTTCGTCCGCTTCTTCCTTTCCTGAACGAGCACTTCCACGTGTTCGCGATGGACTGGATCGGCTTCGGCGGTTCCGATCGAAAGCGCGAGAAACCCTTTGCGGACTTCAGTTTCTGGGTCCGCCAGGCGCGCGCGTTGATGGCCAGGATGCCGGGCGAAAAGGTCTACCTGTTCGGGCATTCGATGTCGGCGGCCGTCGCATTACGGTTGGCGGCGACGGACCCGCGCGTCGCTGCCGTCTTCACGACGGGCGCCGCGGGCACGACATTCGAACTGAACGACCATCTGAAGCGCCTGTGGACCTTTCCGAAGAGCGCGGAAGAACTCAAGGCCGGACTCGCGAGCCTGATCCACGACGTGGGCGCCATTCCGGACGAGCAGATCGAAAGCCGCTGGAAAACGCTGTCCGAAGGCGATTACGGCGATTACTTCACGCAGATGCTGTCGACCCCCACACAACTGATCCGAGACTGGACGCTCACCGACCGGGAACTCGCAGCGATCAAGGTGCCGTGCACGTTGCTGCACGGCAGAAACGACATGGCATGTCCGCCGGACTCGACGTCGGCGACGCTCGCGCAAAAGATTCCGCACTGCAATCTGATCGTGGTCGACGCATGCGCGCACGCGCCGTCGCTCGAGCAGACCGCGAAAGTGCGCGCGGCGCTCCATGTTGCTTTTGACGGCGTGATTGGCGCCTGA
- a CDS encoding fumarylacetoacetate hydrolase family protein, with amino-acid sequence MKLFRYGPAGQERPGIIDANGAMRSLYPVVREIDDTILSPDGLNFLRALDATRLPEVPADTRIGVPLSNVRGITAIGLNYTDHAREANMAIPTEPVVFSKATSSLAGPNDDLLLPARSEKTDWEVELAIVMGSTASNLSQEEAHSAIAGFCLVNDVSERSWQLERNGQWGKGKSFDTFTPLGPWLVTPDEVDYAKNLALTLSVNGVQRQNGNTEDMIFPVSTIVSYVSSFQTLHAGDVIITGTPAGVGMGMKPPVFLRGGDVIDMAITGLGTQKHHVVAR; translated from the coding sequence GTGAAGCTTTTCCGATACGGCCCGGCTGGGCAGGAACGCCCAGGGATCATCGACGCGAACGGCGCGATGCGCTCGCTATACCCTGTCGTTCGCGAAATCGACGACACGATCCTGTCGCCCGACGGCCTGAATTTCCTGCGCGCACTCGATGCGACCCGGTTGCCGGAAGTGCCCGCCGACACGCGTATCGGCGTGCCGTTGTCGAACGTGCGCGGTATCACCGCGATCGGTCTGAACTACACGGATCACGCCCGCGAAGCGAACATGGCCATTCCGACGGAGCCCGTCGTGTTCAGCAAGGCGACGTCGTCGCTTGCCGGCCCGAACGACGACCTCCTTCTGCCCGCGCGGTCGGAGAAGACGGACTGGGAAGTGGAGCTTGCCATCGTCATGGGCAGCACTGCATCGAACCTGTCGCAGGAGGAAGCACATTCGGCCATCGCCGGATTCTGCCTGGTGAACGACGTGTCGGAACGTTCGTGGCAGCTCGAACGCAACGGCCAGTGGGGCAAGGGCAAGAGCTTCGATACGTTCACGCCGCTCGGCCCGTGGCTCGTGACGCCGGACGAAGTGGACTATGCGAAAAATCTGGCGTTGACGCTCAGCGTGAACGGTGTGCAACGTCAGAACGGCAACACGGAAGACATGATTTTTCCTGTGAGCACGATCGTCAGCTATGTCAGCAGTTTCCAGACGCTGCACGCGGGCGACGTAATCATCACAGGCACGCCCGCCGGGGTTGGCATGGGCATGAAACCGCCCGTTTTCCTGCGCGGCGGCGATGTGATCGACATGGCGATTACGGGTTTGGGAACCCAGAAACATCACGTTGTCGCTCGCTGA
- a CDS encoding porin, whose product MAHRKLKTALIFGISWMTSAPVWAQSSVTLYGVVDDAIAYQSSSTKLGTTSGGKSNVQLYSGAWSGSRFGFRGTEDLGGGLKAVFQLENGFNVNTGTLGQGGLVFGRRAFVGFDSAQYGLLTFGRQYTPYFTLLAPYSPIEWLGMHPGDVDAFDFTVRSNNSIAYISPKLYGFTFGGMYALAGIPGTVNRGSTWSGALQYAAGPVGVAAGFLRVNNSTVGGGAFGADSTATSGGQTLVSSLTNGYQTAQAQNRFALVGTYRFNRNWDVNLSYSNVQYIPGVGSNYRDTAIFNTEGVVLHWKASAAFDIAAGYSYTRATEANRITDAASYHQFHLTQLYALSKRTTLYGFEAYQRANGNTLGTNGTSIIRATPTIGDFFQSSPSSSASQVALIFGITHRF is encoded by the coding sequence ATGGCACACCGCAAACTGAAAACCGCACTGATATTCGGCATCTCGTGGATGACATCGGCGCCCGTCTGGGCGCAAAGCAGCGTCACGCTTTACGGAGTCGTCGACGACGCCATCGCGTATCAGAGCAGCAGCACCAAACTCGGCACGACGAGCGGCGGCAAGTCGAACGTACAGCTCTATTCGGGTGCATGGTCGGGCAGCCGCTTCGGTTTTCGCGGCACGGAAGATCTCGGCGGCGGACTGAAGGCGGTATTCCAGCTCGAAAACGGCTTCAACGTCAATACCGGCACGCTCGGCCAAGGCGGCCTCGTGTTCGGGCGGCGCGCGTTCGTCGGCTTCGATAGCGCGCAATACGGGCTGCTGACTTTCGGGCGCCAGTACACGCCGTACTTTACGCTGCTCGCTCCGTATTCGCCGATCGAGTGGCTCGGCATGCATCCGGGCGACGTCGACGCATTCGATTTCACGGTGCGCAGCAACAACTCGATTGCTTATATCTCGCCGAAGCTCTACGGCTTCACGTTCGGCGGCATGTACGCGCTGGCGGGCATTCCCGGGACGGTGAACCGCGGATCGACGTGGAGCGGCGCGCTGCAATATGCGGCCGGACCGGTTGGCGTGGCGGCAGGCTTTCTGCGCGTGAACAACTCGACGGTGGGCGGCGGTGCGTTCGGCGCAGATTCGACGGCGACGTCGGGCGGTCAGACGCTGGTGTCGTCGCTGACCAACGGCTATCAGACCGCGCAGGCGCAAAACCGCTTCGCGCTGGTCGGCACATACCGCTTCAACAGGAACTGGGACGTCAACCTCAGCTACTCGAACGTGCAGTACATCCCTGGCGTCGGCTCGAACTACCGCGATACGGCGATCTTCAATACCGAAGGCGTCGTGCTGCACTGGAAGGCGAGCGCCGCATTCGACATCGCCGCGGGCTACTCGTACACGCGCGCCACCGAAGCCAACCGCATCACCGATGCCGCGTCGTATCACCAGTTTCATCTGACGCAGTTGTACGCGCTGTCCAAGCGCACCACGCTGTACGGCTTCGAGGCGTATCAGCGCGCCAACGGCAATACGCTCGGCACCAACGGCACCAGCATCATTCGCGCGACACCGACGATCGGCGACTTCTTCCAGTCGTCGCCGTCGTCGTCAGCAAGTCAGGTCGCGCTGATCTTCGGTATTACACATCGCTTCTGA
- a CDS encoding isopenicillin N synthase family dioxygenase: protein MNHPQTIDVRGEMKEDAEALYLMDHPDSTEEIPTLDLAPYLDGTPDGLEHVAAHLRDISRTVGFFYLKGHGIPQDVIDRVFDASRRFHSQPAALKDPLPCIDVGTLKSGYQPAPRETRAYSNVNIITGAKPNTYSRFTVNREGGSGGANVPAPGAPVNVWPDELPGFKEAVQDYHTRILALAMQFLPLWSKGLDLPPDYFDEAFATPHASLVLSHYPPQKEVGEKQYGIAPHTDNSMMTFLAQANVPGLAVRMPSGHWRLVEIVPGTLLVNTGNTIVHWTNNEYLSTKHRVINTNDVDRYSIPFFFGPSGDALIDCVPTCVSAERPALYQPTTYEAMRRWYYA from the coding sequence ATGAATCATCCCCAAACCATCGACGTACGCGGCGAAATGAAGGAAGACGCCGAAGCGCTCTATCTGATGGATCACCCCGATTCGACCGAAGAGATTCCGACGCTCGATCTCGCGCCGTATCTCGATGGCACGCCCGACGGCCTCGAACATGTCGCCGCGCATCTGCGCGACATCTCGCGCACGGTCGGCTTCTTCTATTTGAAAGGGCACGGCATTCCGCAAGACGTGATCGACCGCGTATTCGACGCCTCGCGGCGATTTCATTCGCAACCGGCCGCGCTGAAAGACCCGTTGCCGTGCATCGACGTCGGCACGCTGAAATCCGGCTATCAGCCGGCTCCGCGCGAAACGCGCGCGTATTCGAACGTCAACATCATTACCGGCGCGAAGCCGAACACCTATTCGCGTTTCACCGTCAATCGCGAAGGCGGCTCGGGCGGCGCGAACGTCCCGGCGCCGGGCGCGCCGGTCAACGTCTGGCCCGACGAACTGCCCGGATTCAAGGAGGCGGTGCAGGACTATCACACGCGCATTCTCGCGCTCGCGATGCAGTTTCTGCCGCTGTGGTCAAAGGGCCTCGACCTGCCGCCCGATTACTTCGACGAAGCGTTCGCGACGCCGCACGCGTCGCTGGTGTTGTCGCACTATCCGCCGCAAAAGGAGGTCGGCGAAAAGCAGTACGGCATCGCGCCGCACACCGACAACAGCATGATGACGTTTCTCGCGCAGGCGAACGTGCCGGGTCTGGCCGTGCGCATGCCGTCCGGTCACTGGCGTCTCGTCGAGATCGTGCCGGGCACGCTCCTCGTCAACACCGGCAATACGATCGTTCACTGGACCAATAACGAGTATCTGTCGACCAAGCATCGCGTGATCAACACCAACGACGTCGACCGTTACTCGATCCCGTTCTTCTTCGGCCCGTCCGGCGATGCGCTGATCGACTGTGTGCCGACCTGCGTGAGCGCAGAACGTCCAGCGCTCTATCAGCCGACCACGTATGAAGCGATGCGCCGCTGGTATTACGCGTAG
- a CDS encoding transporter substrate-binding domain-containing protein, translating to MQQAGSVALSIACAPAFAQGTAITPGNGLLARLKSAGKVRVGVAVDYPFSTLGPDGSLNGVAPTITKAIMTRLGIPEVEGYVATYGELIPGMMAGRWDITSAALTISKARCEQVRFADPIVFGGDVIVALDDYSGAMPKRLSELARGSDDIAVLAGGVDLKTALAAGIPAERLRQFGNESLEIDALLARRVRFAIMSLNPVNTLSKQRSLKLKTTYPVEDAPARGASCAFRMQDTDLHTAYNAQLRAMKASGELATILKRFDFDTPPELRDVTVEQLCAAAI from the coding sequence ATGCAGCAAGCGGGATCGGTCGCGCTTTCGATCGCGTGTGCGCCGGCGTTCGCACAAGGCACGGCGATTACGCCTGGCAACGGGCTGCTCGCGCGTCTGAAAAGCGCCGGGAAGGTGCGTGTCGGCGTCGCCGTCGACTATCCGTTTTCGACGCTCGGTCCGGACGGCTCGCTCAACGGCGTGGCACCGACCATCACGAAAGCGATCATGACGCGGCTCGGCATTCCGGAGGTCGAAGGCTATGTCGCGACCTACGGCGAGCTGATCCCCGGCATGATGGCGGGCCGCTGGGACATCACGTCGGCGGCGCTGACGATCTCGAAGGCGCGCTGCGAGCAGGTGCGTTTCGCCGATCCGATCGTGTTCGGCGGCGACGTGATCGTCGCGCTCGACGACTACAGCGGTGCGATGCCCAAACGCCTGAGCGAGCTTGCCAGGGGCAGCGATGACATCGCCGTGCTGGCTGGCGGCGTCGATCTGAAAACCGCGCTCGCCGCGGGCATTCCCGCCGAACGTCTGCGCCAGTTCGGCAACGAGTCGCTCGAAATCGACGCGCTGCTCGCCAGACGCGTGCGTTTCGCGATCATGTCGCTGAACCCGGTCAACACGCTGTCGAAGCAGCGCAGTCTGAAGCTGAAGACCACCTATCCGGTCGAGGATGCGCCCGCACGCGGTGCATCGTGCGCGTTCCGCATGCAGGACACCGATCTGCACACGGCGTACAACGCGCAGCTTCGCGCGATGAAAGCATCGGGCGAACTCGCGACGATCCTCAAGCGATTCGACTTCGACACGCCGCCCGAATTGCGCGACGTGACCGTCGAGCAATTGTGTGCAGCCGCGATCTGA
- the ehuC gene encoding ectoine/hydroxyectoine ABC transporter permease subunit EhuC, whose product MDASKTLVDYLPFLLMGIPVTLEVTVLSMALALAVALILALGRSAPHAWLRWPAGFVIELFRGSSSLVQLFWAFYVLPFFGIDLPALVAGVLVLGLNEGSYLSEVFRAGFASVPDGQREASLTLGFSPCYRFFRVTLPQALPVMIPPFGNALIVMLKFSSLVSLVTIRDLSFRASLIATSLGESAAVFGVVMVIYYALALMLSALARQLEATVDVRFERPSKGFRLSARVNVPQWAIGAKS is encoded by the coding sequence ATGGACGCAAGCAAAACGCTGGTCGATTACCTGCCGTTCCTGTTGATGGGAATTCCGGTGACGCTGGAAGTTACCGTGCTGTCGATGGCGCTCGCGCTGGCGGTCGCGCTCATACTCGCGCTCGGGCGCAGCGCGCCGCACGCGTGGTTGCGATGGCCGGCGGGCTTCGTGATCGAACTGTTTCGTGGCAGTTCTTCGCTGGTGCAACTGTTCTGGGCGTTCTATGTGCTGCCGTTTTTCGGCATCGATCTGCCGGCGCTCGTCGCGGGAGTGCTGGTGCTCGGCCTGAACGAGGGCAGTTACCTGTCGGAAGTGTTTCGCGCGGGTTTCGCGAGCGTGCCCGACGGGCAGCGTGAAGCGTCGCTAACGCTCGGTTTCTCGCCGTGCTATCGCTTCTTTCGCGTGACGCTGCCGCAAGCGCTGCCGGTCATGATTCCGCCGTTCGGCAATGCGCTGATCGTGATGCTGAAGTTCTCGTCGCTGGTCTCGCTGGTGACGATCCGGGATCTGTCGTTCCGCGCAAGTCTGATCGCGACTTCGCTCGGCGAATCGGCCGCCGTGTTCGGCGTCGTGATGGTGATCTACTACGCGCTCGCATTGATGCTGAGCGCTCTCGCCAGGCAGTTGGAGGCCACCGTCGATGTGCGCTTCGAACGTCCGTCGAAGGGCTTTCGTCTGTCCGCGCGCGTGAACGTGCCGCAATGGGCGATCGGAGCGAAATCATGA
- the ehuD gene encoding ectoine/hydroxyectoine ABC transporter permease subunit EhuD gives MNAIGWNWSFALSTLPALLVGFRLTVLATLLGSALAFVLGLALTLLRMTRHAPLTLIVNAFVSFVRGTPLLVQLYVLFYVLPKWGVSTSAFVTGVVGLGVYYSASTSEVYRAGIEGVAPGQWEAALTLGLPIRRVWSGVILPQAMRAVLPVLGNQVVAMFKETSLLSTITVMEMLAQATNIGSIQYRYVEPLTLAGALYFVISYVSAKGLRRLEVGHVNA, from the coding sequence ATGAATGCGATCGGCTGGAACTGGAGCTTCGCATTGTCGACGCTGCCGGCGTTGCTGGTTGGTTTCCGGCTGACCGTGCTGGCGACACTGCTCGGCTCGGCGCTCGCGTTCGTGCTCGGACTCGCGTTGACACTGTTGCGGATGACGCGTCACGCGCCGCTGACGCTGATCGTCAATGCATTCGTGTCGTTCGTGCGCGGCACGCCGCTGCTGGTGCAGTTGTACGTGCTGTTCTACGTCCTGCCGAAATGGGGCGTGTCAACGTCGGCGTTCGTGACGGGTGTCGTGGGCCTCGGCGTCTATTACAGCGCGTCCACGTCCGAGGTGTATCGCGCGGGGATCGAAGGCGTCGCGCCCGGTCAGTGGGAGGCCGCGTTGACACTCGGCCTGCCGATCCGCCGCGTGTGGAGCGGCGTGATCCTGCCGCAGGCGATGCGCGCTGTGCTGCCGGTGCTCGGCAATCAGGTCGTCGCGATGTTCAAGGAGACCTCGCTGCTGTCAACCATCACCGTGATGGAAATGCTCGCGCAGGCGACCAACATCGGTTCGATCCAGTATCGCTACGTCGAGCCGCTGACGCTTGCGGGCGCACTGTATTTCGTCATCAGCTACGTTTCGGCGAAGGGTCTTCGCCGGCTGGAGGTCGGTCATGTCAATGCTTGA
- a CDS encoding amino acid ABC transporter ATP-binding protein, protein MSMLEAVAAAHDASCANTNMSTNVNVDQAIVAMSGVSKSYGERRILDAIDLRVAPRQRIALIGPSGSGKTTILRLAIGLIKPDAGTIEIDGSHLWHTRDANGALVDAGERQARRVRRRIGIVFQHFNLFPHMTALANVREPLVHVLGLSRDESDARAIDLLTQVGLKAHLSKRPAQLSGGQQQRVAIARSLALRPKVMLFDEVTSALDPELVSEVLRIVRELAHASDMTMLMVTHEIQFAADIADRVLMFDNGRIIEDGPPAQVLKDPMEARTRSFLRAVLER, encoded by the coding sequence ATGTCAATGCTTGAAGCAGTGGCCGCGGCGCACGATGCGTCGTGCGCGAATACCAACATGAGCACGAACGTGAACGTGGATCAAGCGATCGTCGCGATGAGCGGCGTATCCAAGAGCTACGGCGAGCGCCGCATTCTCGACGCCATCGATCTGCGCGTCGCACCCCGCCAGAGAATCGCGTTGATCGGGCCGAGCGGTTCGGGCAAGACGACGATCCTGCGTCTTGCCATCGGCCTGATCAAACCGGATGCGGGTACCATCGAGATCGACGGCAGTCACCTCTGGCATACGCGTGACGCAAACGGCGCGCTCGTTGATGCGGGCGAGCGACAGGCGCGGCGTGTGCGGCGCCGGATCGGCATCGTGTTCCAGCACTTCAATCTGTTTCCGCATATGACGGCGCTAGCCAACGTGCGCGAGCCGCTCGTGCACGTACTCGGCCTGTCGCGCGACGAAAGCGACGCGCGCGCGATCGATCTGCTCACGCAGGTTGGTTTGAAAGCTCATCTGAGCAAGCGCCCGGCGCAGTTATCCGGCGGTCAGCAGCAACGCGTGGCGATTGCGCGTTCGCTCGCGTTACGCCCGAAGGTGATGCTGTTCGACGAAGTGACGTCGGCGCTCGATCCGGAGCTGGTCAGCGAAGTGTTACGCATCGTGCGTGAACTCGCACACGCGAGCGACATGACGATGCTGATGGTTACGCACGAGATCCAGTTTGCCGCGGACATCGCGGATCGGGTGCTGATGTTCGACAACGGGAGGATTATCGAGGACGGTCCGCCCGCGCAGGTGCTGAAAGATCCCATGGAGGCACGCACGCGAAGTTTTTTGCGCGCGGTGCTCGAACGTTGA
- a CDS encoding IS3 family transposase, which produces MYSYEDRVRAVELYLKLGKRIKATIRQLGYPTKNSLKAWCAEFESSGDLQKEYVRGKPKYSEKQKNVALEHYVNHGRCFAFTLRALGYPCRQILTAWVRERYPETRRCVVGKAGRPAASLESRQAAVYELRTREGSALALARKLDVDRVTLYNWKNQLLGREAPASMKRDKRSPAETDRDELERQVEGLRRDIRNLQLEHDLLKKANELLKKDQGVNLPLLSNREKTTLVDALREEYSLAELLARLDLARSTYFYHRSPIRVADKYAEVRRTVAEIFEDNHRSYGYRRVQAALGRQRVFLSEKVVRRLMKQGGLHAARPRRRRYRSYIGEISPAPDNVINRDFRADAPNEKWVTDISEFQIPAGKVYLSPMIDCFDGMVVSWSIGTSPDAELVNTMLDAAIETVTEEDKTPIVHSDRGGHYRWPGWLSRVAKAKLIRSISRKACSPDNAACEGFFGRLKTEMFYPGDWRSTTIAEFVEVLNAYVRWYNEKRIKGSLGYLSPIECRESLGLTT; this is translated from the coding sequence ATGTATTCATACGAAGACCGCGTTCGGGCGGTCGAGCTGTACCTGAAACTCGGGAAGCGCATCAAGGCGACCATCCGTCAGTTGGGTTACCCGACGAAGAATTCTCTTAAGGCGTGGTGTGCGGAATTCGAGAGCAGTGGCGATCTGCAGAAGGAGTATGTTCGCGGAAAGCCGAAATATTCAGAAAAACAGAAGAACGTAGCACTCGAGCACTACGTCAACCACGGACGCTGCTTCGCCTTCACCCTCAGGGCATTAGGCTATCCCTGTCGCCAGATACTGACGGCGTGGGTTCGCGAGCGCTATCCGGAAACCAGGAGATGCGTGGTTGGCAAGGCAGGTCGACCGGCCGCATCATTGGAGTCTAGGCAGGCCGCGGTGTACGAACTACGCACACGTGAAGGCAGTGCGCTGGCGTTGGCGCGAAAGCTGGACGTCGACAGGGTGACGCTGTACAACTGGAAGAATCAGTTACTCGGCCGAGAGGCCCCCGCATCCATGAAACGCGACAAGCGATCACCTGCAGAGACGGATCGGGACGAACTGGAGCGGCAGGTCGAAGGGCTCCGGCGCGACATTCGTAATCTGCAGCTTGAACACGACCTGTTGAAGAAGGCGAATGAACTCCTAAAAAAAGACCAGGGCGTCAACCTGCCACTCCTGAGCAACCGGGAGAAGACGACGCTGGTTGACGCCCTGAGAGAAGAATACAGTCTGGCTGAACTGCTTGCGCGGTTGGACCTAGCGCGCAGCACCTATTTCTACCATCGGTCGCCCATACGGGTTGCCGACAAATATGCAGAAGTCCGTCGTACCGTTGCAGAGATCTTCGAGGACAATCACCGATCCTACGGCTATCGTCGGGTGCAGGCAGCGCTCGGCCGACAACGTGTGTTTCTATCGGAGAAAGTCGTGCGTCGCCTCATGAAACAAGGCGGCCTCCATGCAGCCAGGCCCAGGCGGCGCCGATACCGTTCTTATATCGGGGAGATTAGCCCTGCCCCTGATAACGTCATCAATCGCGATTTCCGTGCTGACGCGCCCAACGAAAAGTGGGTGACCGATATCTCCGAGTTCCAGATTCCTGCAGGTAAGGTATATCTGTCGCCCATGATCGACTGCTTCGATGGCATGGTAGTCAGCTGGTCGATTGGCACGAGCCCTGACGCAGAGCTCGTGAACACCATGTTAGATGCGGCTATTGAGACCGTGACTGAAGAAGATAAAACGCCGATCGTGCATTCCGATCGGGGTGGCCACTACCGTTGGCCTGGCTGGCTATCGCGGGTTGCAAAGGCTAAGCTGATTCGATCCATATCGCGGAAAGCCTGTTCCCCAGACAATGCAGCGTGTGAGGGATTCTTCGGCAGGCTGAAAACCGAGATGTTCTATCCAGGAGACTGGCGTTCGACAACCATCGCGGAGTTCGTTGAGGTACTGAACGCCTACGTCCGCTGGTACAACGAGAAACGGATCAAGGGCTCCCTTGGCTATCTCAGCCCCATCGAGTGCCGTGAAAGCCTGGGGCTAACGACGTAA
- a CDS encoding IS3 family transposase (programmed frameshift) produces the protein MFKVPKQAYTAEFKVAAVQRVKEGQGFAVVARELGMSEQTLRNWVKAEASGKLNGAGAKPVTPEQMELSRLRAENKRLQMELEIGKKSGSILREGPAVRYAWIDGQVGQYALSSLCEVLSVSVNGYRAWKRGGKPGRTRLTDPQLLTLMRTVHAEVKSAYGSPRMTGEIRDCGFPVSKERVERLMRENGIRARHKRRYRVTTDSKHKLPVAPNLLNREFTPAGPNQVFSSDITYIWTDEGWLYLAVVLDLFNREVVGWSIKPRMTADLVIDALTMAWFRRRPAPGALCHSDRGSQYASHEYQRKLGAYGMRCPMSRKGNCWDNAPTESFFNSLKNERVHATRYRTHQDAKADLFEYIEVFYNRSRRHSSLGLVSPERFLRDWIKAQQTNDAAA, from the exons ATGTTTAAAGTACCGAAACAAGCGTACACGGCGGAGTTCAAGGTAGCCGCCGTCCAGCGGGTCAAGGAAGGCCAGGGCTTCGCTGTGGTGGCCCGGGAACTGGGCATGTCGGAGCAGACGCTGCGCAACTGGGTGAAGGCAGAGGCGTCGGGCAAGCTGAATGGAGCTGGAGCGAAGCCAGTCACGCCGGAACAGATGGAGCTGTCGCGTCTGCGAGCCGAGAACAAGCGCCTGCAAATGGAGCTTGAGATTG GCAAAAAAAGCGGCAGCATACTTCGCGAAGGACCTGCTGTGAGGTATGCCTGGATCGACGGGCAGGTTGGGCAATATGCGCTGTCCTCGCTGTGCGAGGTGTTGTCGGTTAGTGTGAACGGGTATCGCGCGTGGAAGCGTGGCGGCAAGCCGGGACGAACGCGACTGACGGACCCGCAATTGCTGACGCTGATGCGGACGGTGCACGCCGAGGTCAAGAGTGCCTACGGTTCTCCGCGTATGACCGGGGAAATCCGTGACTGCGGCTTTCCGGTCAGCAAGGAACGCGTGGAACGGCTGATGCGTGAAAACGGCATCCGGGCCCGGCACAAGCGCCGCTACCGGGTGACAACCGACTCGAAGCACAAGCTGCCGGTCGCGCCGAATCTGTTGAATCGCGAGTTCACGCCTGCCGGGCCGAACCAGGTGTTCAGCTCGGACATCACGTACATCTGGACCGACGAGGGCTGGCTGTACCTGGCCGTGGTGCTCGATCTGTTTAACCGGGAAGTGGTGGGCTGGTCGATCAAGCCGCGCATGACGGCCGATCTCGTGATCGACGCACTGACGATGGCCTGGTTCCGGCGCCGCCCCGCGCCCGGCGCGCTGTGTCATTCGGATAGAGGCAGTCAGTACGCGAGTCATGAATACCAGCGCAAGCTGGGCGCTTACGGCATGCGCTGCCCGATGAGTCGCAAAGGAAATTGTTGGGACAATGCGCCGACGGAAAGCTTCTTCAACAGCTTGAAAAACGAACGGGTTCACGCCACGCGTTACCGGACGCATCAGGACGCGAAGGCCGATCTGTTCGAATACATCGAAGTGTTTTACAACCGCAGTCGTCGTCATTCGTCGCTCGGTCTGGTTTCTCCGGAGCGGTTCCTTCGGGACTGGATCAAAGCTCAGCAGACCAACGATGCCGCTGCATAA